Proteins encoded in a region of the Mariprofundus ferrinatatus genome:
- a CDS encoding TIGR00282 family metallophosphoesterase — MSEKLNVLVIGDIIGKAGRRALAEHLPGLIDQYQVDFTVANGENLAAGFGLNARVAEEMFALGVDVMTNGNHCWDQREFLQLIEEDDRHVRPMNFSPHAPGRGWTVKESAVGHKIAVVNLIGQTFMGPWDCPFAAADKALEEIPDDVRIILVDMHAEASSEKMGMGWHLDGRASFVYGTHTHIPTCDEIIHASGTAYQTDIGMTASYQSIIGMKVEGALYRMVQRLPQRFEAVERGGSIFATLVSVDANSGKAISIERIHIPPS, encoded by the coding sequence GTGTCAGAAAAGCTGAATGTTCTGGTCATCGGGGACATTATTGGAAAAGCAGGTCGCAGGGCCCTGGCGGAGCACCTGCCTGGGCTGATCGACCAATATCAGGTCGACTTTACAGTCGCCAATGGTGAAAACCTGGCTGCCGGTTTCGGATTGAATGCGAGGGTCGCCGAAGAGATGTTTGCCCTTGGCGTCGATGTCATGACCAATGGCAATCACTGCTGGGATCAGCGCGAGTTTCTGCAACTGATCGAGGAAGATGACCGCCACGTGCGTCCGATGAACTTTTCACCCCATGCCCCCGGTCGTGGCTGGACGGTGAAAGAGAGCGCTGTCGGCCATAAAATTGCTGTGGTGAACCTGATCGGGCAGACATTCATGGGGCCGTGGGACTGCCCGTTTGCTGCCGCAGACAAGGCCCTTGAGGAGATCCCGGATGATGTGCGCATCATTCTGGTGGATATGCATGCCGAGGCGAGCAGTGAAAAAATGGGCATGGGCTGGCATCTGGATGGCCGCGCTTCGTTTGTTTACGGCACCCATACCCATATTCCAACCTGCGATGAGATCATTCACGCCAGCGGCACGGCCTATCAGACCGATATCGGCATGACTGCCTCCTACCAGTCGATTATCGGCATGAAGGTGGAGGGGGCCCTCTATCGCATGGTGCAGCGACTGCCGCAGCGCTTTGAAGCGGTGGAGCGGGGCGGCTCAATTTTTGCCACACTGGTATCGGTTGATGCAAACAGCGGCAAAGCGATCTCCATTGAAAGGATCCATATTCCGCCTTCCTGA
- a CDS encoding cell division protein ZapA, producing MSQHVEISLMGRSFTIMTDEDPEQVVAAANLVQEHIDEIRQMGVTVGSDRLLTLVALNLAGELIKGNEAKVDGLDGLISALDGVVSQAEGLAKAPLR from the coding sequence ATGAGCCAGCATGTTGAGATCAGCCTGATGGGGCGCTCTTTCACGATCATGACCGATGAAGATCCCGAGCAGGTTGTCGCTGCGGCAAACCTCGTGCAGGAGCACATTGATGAGATCAGGCAGATGGGTGTTACCGTCGGCTCAGACCGTCTTTTAACCCTCGTCGCCCTGAATCTTGCGGGTGAACTGATCAAGGGCAATGAAGCCAAAGTGGATGGTCTCGACGGCTTGATCTCAGCACTCGACGGTGTAGTATCACAAGCAGAAGGTTTAGCGAAAGCGCCCCTGCGTTGA
- the cutA gene encoding divalent-cation tolerance protein CutA, translating into MLKICLIKTSINSKSAARRLAERLVETKLAACIQISKGRSVYRWQGKLEKEREYFLAIKTAPSLCERVIAQLKHDHPYDLPEITCTELDTTDNYGSWVYAEVNASIVASTQE; encoded by the coding sequence ATGCTGAAAATTTGTCTCATTAAAACAAGCATTAACTCGAAGAGTGCAGCCAGGCGACTGGCGGAACGGCTTGTGGAGACAAAGCTTGCAGCATGTATCCAAATCAGCAAAGGGCGGTCGGTTTATCGCTGGCAGGGTAAACTCGAAAAGGAGCGGGAGTATTTCCTCGCCATCAAAACTGCCCCCTCTCTCTGTGAAAGGGTAATAGCACAATTAAAACATGACCACCCATATGATCTTCCCGAGATCACCTGTACAGAGCTGGATACAACAGATAATTATGGCAGCTGGGTCTATGCTGAGGTCAATGCTAGCATTGTGGCTTCCACACAGGAGTGA
- a CDS encoding 5-formyltetrahydrofolate cyclo-ligase: MTSAPQSKDLIRSSALAARRNLSTEERELFSARIRQRLIDHLAAQNTATEVLLAYRAMPSEVDADPLFYLPGFRTFAPVTHHHEHMEWHESTPETRWSHGVFGILEPEAGEIWMGGEGITTLLCPLTAFDRSGNRLGMGKGCFDFWLASHRKHIYQVIGLAFACQEVAGIPEESHDIPMDFVITEQEVIKCQKS; encoded by the coding sequence ATGACATCTGCCCCTCAAAGTAAAGATCTGATAAGGAGCTCTGCGTTAGCTGCGCGCCGCAATCTCTCCACAGAAGAGAGAGAGCTCTTTTCTGCCAGAATCAGGCAGAGGTTAATTGACCATCTGGCCGCTCAGAACACAGCAACAGAAGTGCTTCTTGCTTACCGCGCCATGCCGTCGGAAGTGGATGCCGACCCTCTTTTTTATCTGCCCGGCTTCCGTACTTTTGCGCCGGTAACCCATCATCACGAACATATGGAGTGGCATGAGTCCACACCTGAGACGCGCTGGAGCCATGGGGTTTTCGGGATCCTTGAGCCCGAAGCAGGTGAAATCTGGATGGGTGGAGAGGGCATCACCACGCTGCTATGTCCGTTGACGGCCTTCGACCGGTCCGGCAACCGTCTCGGCATGGGCAAGGGCTGTTTTGACTTCTGGCTCGCCAGCCATCGCAAGCATATCTATCAGGTGATCGGACTGGCTTTTGCCTGTCAGGAGGTGGCCGGCATTCCCGAAGAATCTCACGATATCCCGATGGATTTCGTGATTACAGAGCAGGAGGTGATTAAGTGTCAGAAAAGCTGA
- a CDS encoding cytochrome c biogenesis CcdA family protein produces the protein MIEVTYAGALVAGLLSFLSPCVLPLVPAYLSYISGVSVNELRHHDGGTSSMRRHALAQSLWFIAGFSLVFIALGASASLIGQWMLANMAILGKIAGVIIVIFGLHYAGIIRIPFLMMEARFDTGGVNAKHGVGALVLGSAFAFGWTPCIGPILGAILAVAGAQAELMRGVALLAIYSLGLAIPFLLAALATDSFLRWSSRFKHHFDLIEKISGVLLIAVGALIFLGSFSVISGWLIEWFPALADIEGAFAK, from the coding sequence ATGATTGAAGTAACATATGCAGGAGCGCTGGTTGCCGGACTCCTCTCATTTCTCTCTCCCTGTGTGCTGCCGCTGGTCCCCGCTTACCTCTCCTACATCTCCGGAGTCTCAGTCAACGAGCTTCGCCACCACGACGGGGGAACCTCCTCGATGCGCCGCCACGCTCTGGCGCAATCGCTCTGGTTTATTGCCGGCTTCAGTCTGGTCTTTATTGCTCTCGGCGCATCGGCCTCGCTGATCGGGCAGTGGATGCTGGCCAACATGGCGATACTCGGAAAGATCGCAGGTGTCATTATCGTTATCTTCGGACTTCACTATGCCGGCATCATCCGCATTCCGTTCCTGATGATGGAGGCCCGCTTCGATACCGGCGGTGTTAATGCCAAACACGGGGTCGGAGCGCTTGTTCTGGGTTCAGCCTTTGCCTTTGGCTGGACACCATGTATCGGGCCGATTCTCGGTGCAATCCTGGCCGTAGCAGGAGCACAGGCCGAGTTGATGCGCGGCGTGGCCCTGTTGGCAATCTATTCTCTCGGGCTGGCCATTCCCTTTCTACTGGCAGCACTGGCTACCGACAGCTTCCTGCGCTGGTCGTCGCGTTTTAAACACCATTTCGACCTGATCGAGAAGATCTCAGGGGTACTCCTGATCGCTGTAGGAGCGCTGATTTTCCTCGGCAGCTTCAGTGTGATTTCAGGCTGGCTCATTGAGTGGTTCCCGGCTCTTGCAGATATCGAAGGTGCGTTCGCCAAATAA